One window from the genome of Cucumis melo cultivar AY chromosome 10, USDA_Cmelo_AY_1.0, whole genome shotgun sequence encodes:
- the LOC103489310 gene encoding auxin-responsive protein IAA32: MESHDNNELIMNNSVYCEGKGENGIIDLGLSLRTLEQPEMGIMNWGGQDQDYYCCTDQEEDHTNQVVQSKEQHQKWAYVKVNMDGVIVGRKVCIFQNASYSTLALQLEDMFGRQCESGLRLFENDSEFSLFYKDGDENWRSVGDVPWKQFVEGVKRLRIARKDEAFVVIHQNQLHIS, from the exons ATGGAGAGTCATGATAATAACGAGTTGATTATGAACAACTCAGTCTATTGTGAAGGGAAAGGGGAAAATGGGATTATAGATTTGGGGTTGAGCTTAAGAACTTTGGAGCAGCCAGAAATGGGAATTATGAACTGGGGAGGCCAAGATCAAGATTACTATTGTTGTACTGATCAGGAAGAAGATCACACTAATCAGGTTGTGCAGAGCAAAGAACAACACCAGAAATGGGCTTATGTTAAAGTCAATATGGATGGTGTCATTGTTGGAAGGAAAGTTTGTATCTTTCAAAATGCTTCCTATTCCACTCTTGCCCTTCAACTTGAGGATATGTTTG GTCGACAATGTGAATCGGGACTGAGGTTGTTTGAAAATGATTCTGAATTCTCTCTATTCTACAAAGATGGAGATGAAAATTGGAGGAGCGTTGGTGATGTCCCATGGAA GCAATTCGTAGAAGGTGTGAAGAGGCTACGAATTGCAAGGAAAGATGAAGCCTTTGTTGTCATTCATCAAAATCAACTTCACATTTCATAA
- the LOC103489309 gene encoding receptor protein kinase-like protein ZAR1 isoform X2 — translation MAKIPSISLFFLLCNLCLSMASLNNEGNALLSFKQSITEDPEGCLSNWNSSDETPWFLSELRHVNLRSNKLHGTLPVELFQANGIQSLVLYGNSFTGSVPNEIGKLKNLQILDLSQNFLNGSLPVSLMQCTRLRILDLSQNNFTNSLPIGFGSSLNFLETLDLSYNKFNGSIPMDIGNLSSLQGTVDFSHNLFSGSIPPSLGNLPEKVYIDLTYNNLSGSIPQNGALMNRGPTAFIGNPGLCGPPLKNPCSSETPGASSPSSFPFFPDNYPPGSSEGNGNKFDKGGLSKSTLVAIIIGDIVGICLIGLLFSYCYSRFCTHRNGKKADQSNYGFEKGEKGRKDCLCFQKGESENVSEHIEQFDLVPLDSQVTFDLDELLKASAFVLGKSGIGIVYKVVLEDGLTLAVRRLGEGGSQRLKEFQTEVEAIGRLRHPNVVSLRAYYWSVDEKLLIYDYIPNGNLASAVHGKPGTTSFTPLPWSARFGIMKGIAKGLVYLHEYSPKKYVHGNLKTNSILLGHDMTPKISNFGLARLVNIAGGSPTVQSSHIAEEKSQEKQLKSATSEASTFSSSMSTYYQAPEALKVIKPSQKWDVYSYGVILLEMITGRLPIVQVGASEMDLVQWIQLCIEEKKPLSDVIDPSLAPDDDADEEIIAVLKIALACVQNSPERRPAMRHVCDALSKLAVTPN, via the exons ATGGCAAAAATTCCTTCAATTTCCCTGTTTTTTCTCCTCTGCAACCTATGCCTTTCTATGGCTTCTTTGAACAATGAAGGCAATGCGCTTTTATCATTCAAACAATCCATTACTGAAGACCCGGAGGGATGTCTTAGCAACTGGAATTCTTCAGATGAAACCCCAT GGTTTCTGTCTGAGCTTCGTCATGTGAATCTGAGGAGTAATAAACTCCATGGAACGTTGCCAGTGGAGCTTTTTCAAGCTAATGGAATTCAAAGTTTGGTGCTTTATGGAAATTCCTTCACTGGGTCTGTTCCAAATGAGATTGGTAAGCTAAAAAACCTTCAAATCTTGGATTTGTCTCAGAATTTCCTTAATGGGTCATTGCCTGTTTCCTTAATGCAATGTACAAGgttgagaattcttgatcttaGTCAGAATAATTTTACTAATTCTCTGCCTATTGGGTTCGGTTCCTCTTTGAATTTCCTGGAAACGTTGGATCTTTCTTATAATAAGTTTAATGGTTCAATTCCAATGGATATTGGTAATTTGTCTAGCTTACAAGGCACTGTTGATTTCTCACATAATTTGTTTTCTGGCTCTATCCCACCCAGCCTGGGAAACCTTCCTGAAAAGGTTTATATTGATCTTACTTATAATAATTTGAGTGGTTCAATACCCCAAAATGGTGCTCTTATGAACAGAGGGCCAACTGCTTTTATTGGGAATCCTGGCCTTTGTGGACCGCCGTTGAAGAACCCATGTTCTTCCGAAACTCCGGGCGCGAGTTCGCCGTCCTCGTTCCCTTTTTTCCCAGACAATTATCCCCCTGGGAGTTCTGAGGGTAATGGTAATAAGTTTGACAAAGGGGGGTTGAGTAAGAGCACTTTAGTTGCAATAATCATAGGCGACATTGTAGGTATTTGCCTCATCGGTTTGCTGTTTTCGTATTGCTATTCGAGGTTTTGCACTCATAGAAATGGGAAGAAGGCAGACCAATCTAATTATGGATTTGAGAAGggtgagaaaggaagaaaggatTGTCTCTGCTTTCAAAAGGGTGAATCCGAGAACGTTTCGGAGCATATTGAGCAGTTTGATTTGGTACCACTGGATTCACAAGTGACATTTGATCTGGACGAACTTCTCAAGGCATCAGCATTTGTTTTGGGAAAAAGTGGTATCGGGATCGTGTATAAAGTCGTGCTTGAAGATGGACTCACTTTAGCTGTGAGAAGATTGGGTGAAGGTGGTTCTCAAAGATTAAAAGAATTTCAAACTGAAGTTGAAGCAATTGGGAGGTTGAGGCATCCAAATGTTGTCAGCCTTAGAGCATATTATTGGTCTGTTGATGAGAAACTGCTTATTTACGATTACATCCCAAATGGGAACCTTGCATCTGCCGTTCATG GGAAGCCCGGAACAACTTCGTTTACACCTCTACCATGGTCTGCTCGGTTTGGAATCATGAAAGGCATTGCAAAAGGGTTAGTTTACTTGCACGAGTATAGCCCCAAAAAGTACGTTCATGGTAATTTGAAAACAAACAGTATACTTCTTGGACACGACATGACACCAAAAATTTCTAATTTCGGGCTAGCCCGCCTTGTTAACATTGCTGGAGGATCACCAACCGTGCAATCGAGCCATATAGCAGAGGAAAAATCACAAGAGAAACAACTAAAGTCTGCCACCTCTGAAGCCAGTACGTTCAGTTCTAGTATGAGTACTTACTACCAAGCCCCTGAAGCGTTAAAAGTCATAAAGCCATCACAGAAATGGGACGTTTACTCATACGGTGTGATATTACTCGAAATGATCACCGGAAGGTTGCCCATAGTTCAAGTGGGAGCCTCAGAAATGGATCTTGTTCAATGGATTCAACTCTGCATTGAAGAAAAGAAGCCGCTTTCAGACGTGATAGACCCGTCGTTGGCTCCGGACGACGATGCTGACGAGGAGATCATAGCGGTTTTGAAGATAGCATTAGCTTGTGTTCAAAATAGTCCAGAAAGAAGACCTGCAATGAGGCATGTTTGTGATGCATTGAGCAAGTTGGCTGTCACTCCAAACTAA
- the LOC103489309 gene encoding receptor protein kinase-like protein ZAR1 isoform X1 codes for MAKIPSISLFFLLCNLCLSMASLNNEGNALLSFKQSITEDPEGCLSNWNSSDETPCSWNGVTCKDLRVVSLSIPRKKLNGVLSSSLGFLSELRHVNLRSNKLHGTLPVELFQANGIQSLVLYGNSFTGSVPNEIGKLKNLQILDLSQNFLNGSLPVSLMQCTRLRILDLSQNNFTNSLPIGFGSSLNFLETLDLSYNKFNGSIPMDIGNLSSLQGTVDFSHNLFSGSIPPSLGNLPEKVYIDLTYNNLSGSIPQNGALMNRGPTAFIGNPGLCGPPLKNPCSSETPGASSPSSFPFFPDNYPPGSSEGNGNKFDKGGLSKSTLVAIIIGDIVGICLIGLLFSYCYSRFCTHRNGKKADQSNYGFEKGEKGRKDCLCFQKGESENVSEHIEQFDLVPLDSQVTFDLDELLKASAFVLGKSGIGIVYKVVLEDGLTLAVRRLGEGGSQRLKEFQTEVEAIGRLRHPNVVSLRAYYWSVDEKLLIYDYIPNGNLASAVHGKPGTTSFTPLPWSARFGIMKGIAKGLVYLHEYSPKKYVHGNLKTNSILLGHDMTPKISNFGLARLVNIAGGSPTVQSSHIAEEKSQEKQLKSATSEASTFSSSMSTYYQAPEALKVIKPSQKWDVYSYGVILLEMITGRLPIVQVGASEMDLVQWIQLCIEEKKPLSDVIDPSLAPDDDADEEIIAVLKIALACVQNSPERRPAMRHVCDALSKLAVTPN; via the exons ATGGCAAAAATTCCTTCAATTTCCCTGTTTTTTCTCCTCTGCAACCTATGCCTTTCTATGGCTTCTTTGAACAATGAAGGCAATGCGCTTTTATCATTCAAACAATCCATTACTGAAGACCCGGAGGGATGTCTTAGCAACTGGAATTCTTCAGATGAAACCCCATGTAGTTGGAATGGAGTTACATGCAAAGATCTAAGAGTTGTTTCTCTTAGTATTCCTAGGAAGAAACTTAATGgggttctttcttcttctctagGGTTTCTGTCTGAGCTTCGTCATGTGAATCTGAGGAGTAATAAACTCCATGGAACGTTGCCAGTGGAGCTTTTTCAAGCTAATGGAATTCAAAGTTTGGTGCTTTATGGAAATTCCTTCACTGGGTCTGTTCCAAATGAGATTGGTAAGCTAAAAAACCTTCAAATCTTGGATTTGTCTCAGAATTTCCTTAATGGGTCATTGCCTGTTTCCTTAATGCAATGTACAAGgttgagaattcttgatcttaGTCAGAATAATTTTACTAATTCTCTGCCTATTGGGTTCGGTTCCTCTTTGAATTTCCTGGAAACGTTGGATCTTTCTTATAATAAGTTTAATGGTTCAATTCCAATGGATATTGGTAATTTGTCTAGCTTACAAGGCACTGTTGATTTCTCACATAATTTGTTTTCTGGCTCTATCCCACCCAGCCTGGGAAACCTTCCTGAAAAGGTTTATATTGATCTTACTTATAATAATTTGAGTGGTTCAATACCCCAAAATGGTGCTCTTATGAACAGAGGGCCAACTGCTTTTATTGGGAATCCTGGCCTTTGTGGACCGCCGTTGAAGAACCCATGTTCTTCCGAAACTCCGGGCGCGAGTTCGCCGTCCTCGTTCCCTTTTTTCCCAGACAATTATCCCCCTGGGAGTTCTGAGGGTAATGGTAATAAGTTTGACAAAGGGGGGTTGAGTAAGAGCACTTTAGTTGCAATAATCATAGGCGACATTGTAGGTATTTGCCTCATCGGTTTGCTGTTTTCGTATTGCTATTCGAGGTTTTGCACTCATAGAAATGGGAAGAAGGCAGACCAATCTAATTATGGATTTGAGAAGggtgagaaaggaagaaaggatTGTCTCTGCTTTCAAAAGGGTGAATCCGAGAACGTTTCGGAGCATATTGAGCAGTTTGATTTGGTACCACTGGATTCACAAGTGACATTTGATCTGGACGAACTTCTCAAGGCATCAGCATTTGTTTTGGGAAAAAGTGGTATCGGGATCGTGTATAAAGTCGTGCTTGAAGATGGACTCACTTTAGCTGTGAGAAGATTGGGTGAAGGTGGTTCTCAAAGATTAAAAGAATTTCAAACTGAAGTTGAAGCAATTGGGAGGTTGAGGCATCCAAATGTTGTCAGCCTTAGAGCATATTATTGGTCTGTTGATGAGAAACTGCTTATTTACGATTACATCCCAAATGGGAACCTTGCATCTGCCGTTCATG GGAAGCCCGGAACAACTTCGTTTACACCTCTACCATGGTCTGCTCGGTTTGGAATCATGAAAGGCATTGCAAAAGGGTTAGTTTACTTGCACGAGTATAGCCCCAAAAAGTACGTTCATGGTAATTTGAAAACAAACAGTATACTTCTTGGACACGACATGACACCAAAAATTTCTAATTTCGGGCTAGCCCGCCTTGTTAACATTGCTGGAGGATCACCAACCGTGCAATCGAGCCATATAGCAGAGGAAAAATCACAAGAGAAACAACTAAAGTCTGCCACCTCTGAAGCCAGTACGTTCAGTTCTAGTATGAGTACTTACTACCAAGCCCCTGAAGCGTTAAAAGTCATAAAGCCATCACAGAAATGGGACGTTTACTCATACGGTGTGATATTACTCGAAATGATCACCGGAAGGTTGCCCATAGTTCAAGTGGGAGCCTCAGAAATGGATCTTGTTCAATGGATTCAACTCTGCATTGAAGAAAAGAAGCCGCTTTCAGACGTGATAGACCCGTCGTTGGCTCCGGACGACGATGCTGACGAGGAGATCATAGCGGTTTTGAAGATAGCATTAGCTTGTGTTCAAAATAGTCCAGAAAGAAGACCTGCAATGAGGCATGTTTGTGATGCATTGAGCAAGTTGGCTGTCACTCCAAACTAA
- the LOC103489308 gene encoding uncharacterized protein LOC103489308: MAVSAIVLATIASLHLIAFVLAVGAERRRSTANVVPDEYDEKTYCVYGTDASTVYGLSAFGLLLISQAVVNGVTRCFCCGKGLISGKTTTVAIFFFVFSWISFIGAEIGLLAGSARNAYHTKYRATFGVEKLSCATLRKGVFAGAAAMTVLSMVGSILFYWMHSKADTGGWEKHQNEGVGMGAAAGVHLDMKQQNAQ; encoded by the exons ATGGCAGTCTCAGCTATTGTTTTGGCCACCATCGCTTCTCTTCATCTCATAGCCTTTGTCCTTGCCGTCGGCGCCGAGCGCCGCCGCAGCACC gCTAATGTTGTGCCAGATGAGTACGATGAAAAGACTTATTGTGTGTACGGCACCGACGCATCTACCGTGTACGGACTGTCGGCATTCGGTTTGCTTCTCATAAGCCAAGCGGTGGTTAACGGCGTTACTAGATGTTTCTGTTGTGGGAAAGGTTTAATTAGTGGAAAAACCACCACTGTCGCCATTTTCTTCTTTGTCTTTTCCTG GATTAGCTTCATCGGAGCAGAGATCGGACTATTGGCCGGATCGGCTAGGAATGCTTACCACACAAAGTACAGGGCAACGTTTGGTGTGGAAAAACTGTCGTGTGCGACTCTCCGGAAAGGGGTGTTTGCCGGTGCCGCCGCGATGACAGTGCTATCGATGGTGGGTTCGATTTTGTTCTATTGGATGCATTCGAAAGCTGATACGGGGGGATGGGAGAAGCACCAGAATGAAGGTGTGGGCATGGGGGCGGCGGCGGGTGTTCATCTTGACATGAAGCAGCAAAATGCTCAATAG
- the LOC103489306 gene encoding uncharacterized protein LOC103489306, which translates to MLGAGVRFGRAKGEDRFYDSSRARKGLLSRQNDRLFTSQQDASATTPSYADKEVVSTRPVDRLASDEATKPVPVSLLSNLERFLQSVTPFVPAQFLSKSALRGWRTCDLETKPYFLLGDLWEAFKEWSAYGAGVPLLLNNTDGVVQYYVPYLSGIQLYAMESSTKTRRRGEESDSDYRDSSSDGSSDSETIKRIKHNREPPHHNDPSITDPLRMDRLSLREQHLGLHEDCSSDEAESFNSQGRLLFEYLERDLPYLREPLADKISDLASRFPQLKTMRSCDLLPYSWISVAWYPIYRIPTGQTLKDLDACFLTYHSLHTPMRDSQSPPIPFVAYPCKTNGAAKVPLRIFGLASYKFNGSSLWMRNGGVEHQLANALSRAADNWLRDLHVNHPDFLFFSRRDATPY; encoded by the exons ATGTTAGGAGCGGGTGTACGGTTTGGTCGCGCCAAGGGAGAGGACCGGTTTTACGATTCATCTAGAGCCAGGAAGGGGCTTCTCAGTCGTCAAAATGATAGGCTATTTACATCTCAACAAGATGCTTCTGCTACTACTCCATCCTATGCGGATAAGGAAGTTGTTTCCACACGCCCCGTCGACCGTTTAGCTTCTGATGAAGCTACTAAACCAGTTCCTGTTTCACTTTTGAGTAATCTGGAGCGGTTCTTGCAGTCGGTTACTCCTTTTGTGCCTGCTCAGTTTCTctctaag AGTGCGTTGAGAGGTTGGAGGACGTGTGATTTGGAGACAAAGCCTTACTTTTTGCTTGGGGATTTGTGGGAGGCTTTCAAAGAGTGGAGTGCTTATGGAGCAGGAGTGCCTCTTTTATTGAATAACACTGATGGTGTGGTTCAGTATTATGTCCCGTACTTGTCTGGCATACAATTGTATGCCATGGAATCGTCTACAAAGACAAG GCGACGGGGTGAGGAGAGCGACAGTGACTATAGAGATTCAAGTAGTGATGGTAGTAGTGATTCTGAAacaattaaaagaataaaacaCAATAGAGAACCACCCCACCATAATGATCCGTCTATCACAGATCCTCTTAGAATGGATAGATTGTCTTTGAGGGAGCAGCACTTGGGACTTCATGAAGACTGCTCCAGTGACGAGGCTGAATCTTTCAATTCTCAAGGCCGCCTTCTATTTGAGTATCTTGAAAGAGACCTACCGTATTTACGTGAACCTTTGGCTGACAAG ATATCAGACCTTGCTTCTCGCTTCCCACAGTTGAAAACAATGAGAAGCTGTGACCTCCTACCGTACAGTTGGATATCTGTGGCTTG GTACCCAATTTACAGGATACCAACTGGGCAAACATTAAAGGATCTTGATGCTTGTTTTCTCACATACCATTCTCTACACACACCAATGAGAG ACTCTCAAAGCCCACCAATACCATTTGTGGCATATCCTTGTAAGACAAATGGTGCTGCAAAGGTTCCTTTAAGAATTTTTGGACTTGCTTCATACAAGTTTAACGGGTCGTCATTGTGGATGCGAAATGGTGGAGTTGAGCATCAATTGGCAAATGCCCTCTCGCGAGCAGCTGATAATTGGTTAAGAGATCTCCACGTCAATCACCCAGATTTCCTGTTCTTCAGCCGCCGAGATGCAACACCATACTGA
- the LOC103489302 gene encoding uncharacterized protein LOC103489302, which yields MSKSKRRNQRQRKKRKLEDRRGNSVADWAGLPRDILVMIFEQLSLVDCISVDNVCKLWSNILSELPNWKRGGFPWLMMSGKKDREMRTCASILENRIWEIELHEAYGAYIWGSLQDWLIMVKDLGCYSLEVSLLNPFSVRKINLPRLWNFYHKMVLSGSPAEENTICAAIHSQNREIAFWVQGSVKWHKYKLEGTPFEDAVFCNGSLFLLCNDSNILQMKATSIISYFREDECVISISEIKVQFHKVRSLEINSQHVLKYLVESSGDVLLVCRYFSEKPDAVLETINFEIYSLDLSQMSWEKVECLDDQILFLGKCCSRSLSSTDLGIAISNRIYFSNDDIAPWWNEWDSNHLKVLSSRFGLNNSSGKDWGTFHIIRDSNGKFCFHGNRDNWGPIWFTAPLWWYSKNIARKSNRYRLIW from the coding sequence ATGTCGAAGAGTAAAAGGAGGAACCAGAGGCAGAGGAAAAAACGGAAGTTAGAGGATAGAAGGGGAAATTCTGTTGCGGATTGGGCAGGGCTCCCACGGGATATTCTTGTCATGATCTTTGAGCAGTTGTCTCTTGTGGATTGCATATCAGTCGATAATGTCTGTAAGCTATGGAGCAATATCCTTTCCGAACTTCCAAATTGGAAGAGGGGTGGATTTCCATGGCTTATGATGTCAGGTAAAAAAGATAGAGAGATGAGAACTTGTGCAAGCATTCTGGAGAATCGAATTTGGGAAATAGAGCTTCATGAGGCATATGGAGCTTATATTTGGGGATCTTTACAGGATTGGCTAATAATGGTGAAGGATCTTGGTTGTTATTCTCTTGAAGTTAGTTTGTTGAACCCTTTCTCTGTAAGGAAGATTAACCTGCCAAGGCTTTGGAACTTCTATCACAAGATGGTTCTTTCAGGTTCTCCTGCTGAGGAAAACACAATTTGTGCAGCCATTCATAGTCAGAATCGTGAAATTGCCTTTTGGGTTCAAGGGTCAGTAAAATGGCACAAGTATAAACTCGAAGGTACACCTTTTGAAGATGCTGTCTTCTGTAATGGAAgtctttttcttctctgtaaTGACAGTAACATTTTACAAATGAAAGCAACAAGTATCATCTCATATTTTAGGGAAGATGAATGTGTTATATCTATTTCTGAGATCAAAGTACAGTTCCACAAAGTTCGAAGCCTGGAAATAAACAGTCAACATGTGTTGAAGTATCTCGTGGAGTCCTCAGGGGATGTTTTGCTGGTCTGTAGGTATTTCAGTGAGAAACCGGATGCTGTACTTGAAACAATCAATTTTGAGATATATTCACTTGATCTTTCTCAGATGTCATGGGAAAAGGTCGAGTGTCTAGATgatcaaattctttttttaggTAAATGTTGTTCTAGATCTCTTTCTTCAACTGACCTCGGGATTGCGATCAGTAACCGTATCTATTTCTCCAACGATGATATTGCTCCTTGGTGGAATGAATGGGATTCTAATCATTTGAAAGTACTATCTTCACGTTTTGGACTCAACAACTCCTCAGGAAAAGATTGGGGAACCTTTCACATAATCAGAGACAGCAATGGAAAATTTTGTTTCCATGGTAACCGTGACAATTGGGGCCCCATCTGGTTCACTGCACCTCTATGGTGGTATAGCAAGAACATTGCTAGAAAGTCAAATCGATATCGATTAATATGGTGA
- the LOC103489303 gene encoding LEAF RUST 10 DISEASE-RESISTANCE LOCUS RECEPTOR-LIKE PROTEIN KINASE-like 1.1 isoform X1, whose protein sequence is MNNINFCFALFFALSHIVGVSLAWNDSRYVHPICTPFECGNLGLIGFPMNNMSLTDCGFYTVKNCSGQPKIQLSREKELWFDVVAISQANVIHIDDQELQKRITARDCTILDDLALPMSSLSSLSTDNNLTMYHCTDKPIDALPLFISSFSCPGYYTYIDTSASPNCPTSKSKFVVPVRPIGPNNSAVEFTSNFQLQVTISLPCQQCLQRGGRCSDTQGYIVCEGKNTKSRKVEPNISPKIWAFALGMLISIIVIFVIFIIFIIFIIFIIFIICNKTRHVKQK, encoded by the exons ATGAATAATATCAATTTCTGTTTCGCTCTGTTTTTTGCTCTCTCTCATATAGTGGGAGTTTCGTTGGCTTGGAATGATAGCAGATACGTTCATCCAATTTGCACGCCCTTCGAATGTGGAAATCTGGGCCTCATAGGATTCCCTATGAACAATATGTCGCTGACTGATTGCGGATTTTACACAGTTAAAAACTGCTCGGGACAGCCTAAAATCCAGCTGAGTCGTGAAAAAGAATTATGGTTTGATGTTGTTGCCATATCTCAGGCCAATGTCATCCATATCGATGACCAAGAACTTCAGAAGCGAATAACTGCTCGCGATTGCACTATTCTGGATGATCTAGCTCTTCCAATgtcttctttatcttctttatcCACAGATAATAATCTTACTATGTATCATTGCACAGATAAGCCTATAGACGCTTTACCCCTTTTCATTAGTTCATTTAGTTGCCCTGGTTATTACACATACATCGACACTAGTGCTTCACCCAACTGTCCCACTTCCAAGTCTAAATTTGTTGTTCCAGTTCGTCCCATTGGTCCCAATAACTCAGCTGTTGAGTTTACTTCTAATTTCCAACTTCAAGTAACCATATCCCTTCCTTGCCAGCAATGTCTTCAGAGAGGAGGCCGATGCTCGGATACCCAAGGATACATCGTCTGTGAAGGTAAAAACACAAAAAGTAGAAAAG TTGAACCTAACATATCTCCTAAGATTTGGGCGTTTGCACTAG GGATGTTAATCTCCATCATCGTCATCTtcgtcatcttcatcatcttcatcatcttcatcatcttcatcatcttcatcatctgcAACAAAACAAGGCAtgtcaaacaaaaataa
- the LOC103489303 gene encoding uncharacterized protein LOC103489303 isoform X2: MNNINFCFALFFALSHIVGVSLAWNDSRYVHPICTPFECGNLGLIGFPMNNMSLTDCGFYTVKNCSGQPKIQLSREKELWFDVVAISQANVIHIDDQELQKRITARDCTILDDLALPMSSLSSLSTDNNLTMYHCTDKPIDALPLFISSFSCPGYYTYIDTSASPNCPTSKSKFVVPVRPIGPNNSAVEFTSNFQLQVTISLPCQQCLQRGGRCSDTQGYIVCEVEPNISPKIWAFALGMLISIIVIFVIFIIFIIFIIFIIFIICNKTRHVKQK; encoded by the exons ATGAATAATATCAATTTCTGTTTCGCTCTGTTTTTTGCTCTCTCTCATATAGTGGGAGTTTCGTTGGCTTGGAATGATAGCAGATACGTTCATCCAATTTGCACGCCCTTCGAATGTGGAAATCTGGGCCTCATAGGATTCCCTATGAACAATATGTCGCTGACTGATTGCGGATTTTACACAGTTAAAAACTGCTCGGGACAGCCTAAAATCCAGCTGAGTCGTGAAAAAGAATTATGGTTTGATGTTGTTGCCATATCTCAGGCCAATGTCATCCATATCGATGACCAAGAACTTCAGAAGCGAATAACTGCTCGCGATTGCACTATTCTGGATGATCTAGCTCTTCCAATgtcttctttatcttctttatcCACAGATAATAATCTTACTATGTATCATTGCACAGATAAGCCTATAGACGCTTTACCCCTTTTCATTAGTTCATTTAGTTGCCCTGGTTATTACACATACATCGACACTAGTGCTTCACCCAACTGTCCCACTTCCAAGTCTAAATTTGTTGTTCCAGTTCGTCCCATTGGTCCCAATAACTCAGCTGTTGAGTTTACTTCTAATTTCCAACTTCAAGTAACCATATCCCTTCCTTGCCAGCAATGTCTTCAGAGAGGAGGCCGATGCTCGGATACCCAAGGATACATCGTCTGTGAAG TTGAACCTAACATATCTCCTAAGATTTGGGCGTTTGCACTAG GGATGTTAATCTCCATCATCGTCATCTtcgtcatcttcatcatcttcatcatcttcatcatcttcatcatcttcatcatctgcAACAAAACAAGGCAtgtcaaacaaaaataa
- the LOC127151350 gene encoding PR5-like receptor kinase codes for MNEVVSITRTSHVNIVNLLGFCYEQGKRALVYEYMPKGSLDKYIFHRGQQKENEEVLDWKMLHSIVMGVARGLEYLHQGCNTRILHFDIKPHNILLDDDFCPKISDFGLAKQCKARESHVSMTGAKGTAGFMAPEVMYRNFGKISHKSDVYSFGMLVLEMVGERKRPHELGVGEISKEEYFPDWIYKDLGRSGIDGAHWWGRTEEEQEMARKMIIVGLCCIQTLPEDRPSITDVVAMLEGSVDDLQIPAKPTLFGPPAIFLHPSSSSSSPSSL; via the coding sequence ATGAATGAAGTCGTTAGCATCACAAGAACTTCGCATGTAAACATAGTCAACCTTTTAGGTTTCTGCTACGAACAGGGGAAAAGAGCATTGGTTTATGAGTATATGCCTAAAGGGTCATTAGATAAGTACATTTTTCACAGAGggcaacaaaaagaaaatgaagaagttTTGGATTGGAAAATGTTGCATAGCATAGTTATGGGGGTAGCACGAGGATTAGAGTACTTGCATCAAGGCTGCAACACGAGGATTTTGCATTTTGACATCAAACCACACAACATTCTTTTGGACGATGACTTCTGTCCCAAAATCTCGGATTTCGGGCTTGCTAAGCAATGCAAGGCTAGAGAGAGTCACGTGTCGATGACGGGTGCAAAGGGGACTGCGGGATTTATGGCGCCAGAAGTAATGTATAGAAACTTTGGCAAAATTTCGCACAAGTCTGATGTTTATAGCTTTGGAATGTTGGTTCTTGAGATGgtgggtgaaagaaagagaccACATGAATTAGGAGTTGGGGAGATCAGTAAAGAAGAGTACTTTCCGGATTGGATATATAAGGACTTGGGAAGAAGTGGAATAGATGGAGCGCATTGGTGGGGAAGAACAGAGGAAGAACAAGAAATGGCAAGAAAAATGATCATTGTCGGATTGTGTTGTATACAGACGTTGCCGGAGGATAGGCCATCAATAACCGATGTGGTTGCGATGTTGGAAGGGAGTGTTGATGACTTACAAATTCCGGCCAAGCCAACCTTGTTTGGACCTCCTGCAATCTTTCttcatccttcttcttcttcttcctctccttcATCCTTGTAA